The following are encoded in a window of Rhizobium sp. 11515TR genomic DNA:
- a CDS encoding thiamine pyrophosphate-dependent enzyme, with the protein MEGRFATEYLKQLHRIFFISREIDRLEREFIKQGIAHFHVSGAGHESTALLNEFLQDDDWLHLHYRDKALMLARGMPIREFFSSLLATANSHSAGRQMSAHLSSRALNITSIVGPVGNNALHAVGVAASLKQKPGMPIAICCVGDGTTQQGEFLEAVAEAVRSQYPVVFVIEDNSFSISTRTSKQTFFDLPAGQASSFYGIDIIRTDGDDLTASRDAFRKAVRHSRNNRAPSIVLLNVERLSDHTNADDQKTYRTLLEIEAGSSRDPLPNLRAMLHEAGVDADALRKIEQELIAEVQAEAALARKEDAPKVEPEAKAPYPASFDKKAEYRGNENASTLTMREALNVVLDKQLAANPEVVLFGQDIEDPKGDVFGVTRGLSTKYPDRVRNAALTESTIVGTAVGRALAGQRPVAFLQFADFLPLAYNQIVSEMGSMFWRSNGAWEAPVILMVSCGGYKPGLGPFHAQSFEGMLAHTPGIDVVMPSSAGDAAGLLNAAFESRRPTVFLYPKAVLNNSDGRTSEDLDKHFVHPGLSRHVARGRDITLVSYGNTVSLCANAASAFEAQGFSVEVIDLRSISPWDEKEVLASARRTRRLIVVHEDNRTVGMGAEIIATVTEKTDVPVVVRRLARSDAHIPFNFRNQLETLPSYRKLVDLMAEVLECEVTWHEEDDSGPTAAIKAIGSGPADENVLVTDLLVKPGDKIEVGQLVAVVEATKASVEICANIGGIVQEVFAKIGDQIATDSPLLTVDANRDLSEQNFALASEIQNKFVLRRLKSHVIPTLRRHTGSFSEVVINGIGIATGARRVTNEEIIHNWPNRRADEILALTGIKSRFWVGPDEGTLSLATKAARDLLKQNQMSIHDVDLVIAATGTPDIATPSLASRVAVAVAEDGVRPSLAAYDMGAACSGYLYALQQAYDFIAQQNDAKVLIITSEVLSPLLDMNDFSTAILFGDAATASLVTSRDMARNPLFTASRPIVSGRPEPGDLLYVPLPDDGVIAMNGRSVFTEAVHSMTRSIENACVDAGIELANLDLLVPHQANQRIIDTIAKRSGRPALSVIETYGNTSSSSIPLAMLHVANEHTEPLNLGLVAFGGGMTAGAAIVRTVK; encoded by the coding sequence ATGGAAGGGAGGTTTGCAACAGAATACCTTAAGCAACTTCACAGAATATTTTTCATTTCCAGAGAAATAGATCGGCTCGAGCGAGAATTCATCAAGCAGGGCATAGCACATTTTCACGTTTCCGGCGCCGGCCACGAGTCCACGGCGCTTCTCAACGAATTCCTTCAGGACGACGACTGGCTGCATCTCCATTATCGCGACAAGGCCTTGATGCTGGCACGCGGCATGCCCATTCGTGAGTTCTTTTCCAGCCTGCTTGCGACAGCCAATTCTCATTCCGCCGGTCGGCAGATGAGCGCGCATCTGTCTTCCCGTGCTCTCAACATCACGTCGATCGTCGGTCCCGTCGGCAACAATGCCCTGCATGCCGTCGGCGTCGCGGCATCATTGAAGCAAAAGCCCGGCATGCCGATCGCCATCTGTTGTGTCGGCGATGGCACCACGCAGCAGGGCGAATTCCTCGAAGCGGTCGCCGAGGCCGTACGCAGCCAATATCCCGTCGTCTTCGTCATCGAGGATAACAGCTTCTCCATCTCGACGCGCACAAGCAAACAGACCTTCTTCGATCTGCCCGCCGGCCAAGCTTCCTCTTTTTACGGCATCGATATCATCCGCACGGATGGCGACGATCTCACCGCATCGCGCGACGCTTTCCGCAAGGCCGTCCGCCATAGCCGCAACAACCGCGCGCCGAGCATCGTGCTTTTGAATGTCGAGCGCCTTTCCGACCACACCAACGCCGACGATCAGAAGACCTATCGCACCCTGCTCGAAATCGAGGCGGGCTCTTCGCGCGATCCGCTGCCGAACCTGCGGGCAATGCTGCACGAAGCCGGTGTCGACGCCGATGCGCTTCGGAAGATCGAACAGGAACTGATTGCCGAGGTGCAGGCGGAAGCCGCCCTTGCCCGCAAGGAAGATGCCCCGAAGGTCGAGCCGGAAGCGAAGGCTCCCTACCCCGCTTCCTTCGATAAGAAGGCAGAATATCGCGGCAACGAGAACGCCTCGACACTGACGATGCGCGAGGCGCTGAATGTCGTCCTCGACAAGCAGCTGGCCGCAAATCCCGAAGTCGTTCTCTTTGGCCAGGATATAGAGGATCCGAAGGGCGACGTTTTTGGTGTGACGCGCGGCCTCAGCACGAAATATCCCGACCGCGTGCGCAACGCCGCCCTCACCGAATCGACAATCGTCGGCACGGCGGTCGGCCGCGCGCTGGCGGGCCAGCGCCCCGTCGCCTTCCTGCAGTTCGCCGACTTCCTGCCGCTCGCCTATAATCAGATCGTCTCTGAAATGGGCAGCATGTTCTGGCGCAGCAATGGCGCCTGGGAAGCGCCCGTCATCCTGATGGTGAGCTGCGGCGGTTATAAGCCCGGCCTTGGCCCGTTCCATGCCCAGAGCTTCGAGGGAATGTTGGCGCACACGCCGGGCATCGACGTCGTCATGCCCTCTAGCGCCGGCGATGCCGCCGGTCTGCTGAATGCCGCCTTCGAATCGCGGCGCCCGACGGTCTTCCTCTATCCAAAGGCCGTGCTCAACAACTCCGACGGCCGTACCTCCGAGGATCTGGACAAGCACTTCGTCCATCCCGGCCTGTCGCGCCATGTCGCCCGTGGCCGCGACATCACGCTCGTCAGCTACGGCAACACGGTTTCGCTCTGCGCCAATGCTGCAAGCGCCTTCGAGGCGCAGGGCTTCTCCGTCGAGGTGATCGATCTGCGCTCGATCTCGCCCTGGGATGAGAAGGAAGTGCTGGCGAGTGCACGGCGCACCCGCCGCCTGATCGTCGTCCACGAAGACAATCGCACCGTTGGCATGGGCGCGGAAATCATCGCGACCGTCACCGAAAAGACCGATGTGCCGGTCGTCGTGCGCCGGCTGGCCCGTTCGGACGCTCACATTCCCTTCAACTTCCGCAATCAGCTCGAAACGCTACCCTCCTATCGCAAGCTGGTCGACCTGATGGCCGAAGTCCTCGAATGCGAGGTTACCTGGCACGAAGAGGACGACAGCGGCCCGACGGCAGCGATCAAGGCGATCGGCTCCGGCCCCGCCGACGAGAACGTCCTCGTGACGGATCTGCTCGTCAAGCCTGGCGACAAGATCGAAGTCGGCCAGCTCGTTGCCGTCGTCGAGGCGACGAAAGCCTCCGTCGAAATCTGCGCCAATATCGGTGGCATCGTGCAGGAGGTCTTCGCCAAGATCGGCGACCAGATCGCCACTGACAGCCCGCTTCTGACCGTCGATGCCAACCGTGATCTCAGCGAACAGAATTTTGCGCTCGCTTCGGAGATTCAGAACAAGTTCGTGCTGCGGCGCCTGAAGTCGCATGTCATCCCGACGCTGCGCCGCCATACCGGCAGCTTCTCGGAAGTCGTCATCAACGGCATTGGCATCGCGACCGGCGCCCGCCGCGTCACCAACGAAGAAATCATCCATAACTGGCCGAACCGCCGCGCCGACGAAATCCTGGCGCTGACGGGCATCAAGAGTCGCTTCTGGGTCGGGCCAGACGAAGGCACGCTGAGCCTAGCCACAAAGGCCGCGCGCGATCTCCTCAAGCAGAACCAGATGTCGATCCACGATGTCGATCTGGTGATCGCCGCCACCGGAACGCCCGACATCGCCACACCGTCGCTTGCAAGCCGCGTCGCGGTTGCCGTCGCGGAGGATGGAGTGCGGCCGTCGCTGGCTGCCTATGACATGGGTGCCGCCTGCTCCGGCTATCTCTACGCGCTGCAGCAAGCCTATGATTTCATTGCACAGCAGAACGACGCCAAGGTGCTCATCATCACCTCGGAAGTCCTGTCGCCGCTGCTCGACATGAACGATTTCTCCACCGCAATCCTCTTCGGCGATGCCGCGACCGCCAGCCTGGTGACCAGCCGCGATATGGCGCGCAACCCGCTCTTCACCGCGAGCCGCCCGATCGTCAGCGGCCGGCCGGAACCGGGCGATCTGCTCTACGTTCCGCTGCCGGATGATGGCGTCATCGCGATGAACGGCCGCTCGGTCTTCACCGAGGCCGTACATTCGATGACCCGCTCGATCGAAAATGCCTGCGTCGATGCCGGCATCGAGCTTGCCAATCTCGATCTGCTGGTGCCGCACCAGGCCAACCAGCGCATCATCGACACGATCGCCAAGCGCAGCGGCCGCCCGGCCCTCAGCGTCATCGAGACCTACGGCAATACCAGCTCATCAAGCATTCCGCTTGCCATGCTGCATGTCGCCAACGAACACACAGAGCCGCTCAATCTCGGCCTAGTGGCCTTCGGTGGCGGCATGACGGCAGGTGCTGCAATCGTACGGACCGTGAAGTAA